A stretch of Zonotrichia leucophrys gambelii isolate GWCS_2022_RI chromosome 19, RI_Zleu_2.0, whole genome shotgun sequence DNA encodes these proteins:
- the IFT22 gene encoding intraflagellar transport protein 22 homolog produces the protein MLRAKVLLVGPRESGKSVLANFVSESTEGICSYSPTQGVRILEYEKPNLNGNSKGAACRFELWDCSGDQKFETCWPALMKDSHGVIIIFNPELPSHLKEIEMWYSCFVQQQPLLDSQCLLVAHHKPGSAGDTENLSLAYPLNKLKLIHSNLEEDPEDVRMEFIKYFKSIINIINESREREEMSIIS, from the exons ATGCTGAGGgccaaggtgctgctggtggggccCCGTGAG TCTGGCAAGTCTGTGCTGGCAAACTTCGTGTCCGAGAGCACGGAAGGGATCTGCAGCTACAGCCCCACGCAGGGGGTCAG GATCCTGGAGTATGAGAAACCCAACCTCAACGGCAACAGCAAGGGAGCTGCGTGTCGGTTCGAGCTCTGGGATTGCAGTGGTGATCAGAA GTTTGAAACATGCTGGCCAGCTCTGATGAAGGACTCTCATGGTGTAATAATAATCTTCAACCCTGAGCTGCCCAGCCACCTGAAAGAAATCGAGATGTGGTACTCGTGCTTcgtgcagcagcagcctctgcttgaCAGTCAGTGTCTCCTGGTGGCACATCACaagcctggcagtgcaggggacACAGAAAACCTGTCCTTGG cttaTCCACTGAACAAGCTAAAATTGATACATTCCAACTTAGAGGAAGATCCTGAAGATGTTCGGATGGAGTTTATCAAGTACTTCAAAAGCATTATCAACATAATAAatgagagcagagagagggaagaaatgTCAATTATCtcataa